A single region of the Syntrophotaleaceae bacterium genome encodes:
- a CDS encoding Mrp/NBP35 family ATP-binding protein → METNTMSCPEGSQQPSPCQVRAQMKTALQGIKNKILVMSGKGGVGKSSMAVNLALALAQEGKSVGLLDIDIHGPSIPKMLGIEEQRLMNGPEGLEPVACLHNLKAISIGFLLESGSDAVIWRGPMKTNLIQQFLKDVHWGTLDYLIVDCPPGTGDEPLSAVQYLTSAGGPVTGAVIVTTPQDVAVLDVQKSITFCRKLDLPVFGVVENMSGLTCPHCGESIALFKQDGGRQLAEKMKTPFLGSIPLDPAVVIGGDNGKPFLASHSQGPTADVFRQIAGELMARCEGNQ, encoded by the coding sequence ATGAGCTGCCCGGAAGGCAGTCAGCAGCCTTCCCCCTGTCAGGTGCGAGCACAGATGAAAACCGCTCTGCAGGGTATCAAAAACAAAATTCTGGTGATGTCGGGAAAAGGCGGGGTCGGCAAGAGCTCTATGGCGGTCAACCTCGCCCTGGCCCTGGCTCAGGAGGGGAAAAGCGTCGGACTGCTCGACATCGACATCCACGGTCCCAGCATCCCGAAAATGCTGGGCATCGAGGAACAGCGCCTGATGAACGGGCCTGAAGGATTGGAACCGGTCGCCTGTCTGCACAACCTCAAAGCCATTTCCATCGGTTTTCTACTGGAAAGCGGCAGCGATGCCGTGATCTGGAGAGGACCGATGAAAACCAATCTGATCCAGCAGTTTCTCAAAGATGTCCATTGGGGTACACTCGACTATCTGATTGTCGATTGTCCCCCGGGGACCGGGGACGAACCCCTGTCCGCGGTTCAATATCTGACTTCGGCGGGAGGACCGGTCACGGGTGCTGTGATTGTCACCACGCCTCAGGATGTTGCCGTGCTGGACGTGCAGAAATCGATCACCTTCTGCCGCAAACTCGACCTTCCGGTTTTCGGAGTCGTGGAAAACATGAGCGGGTTGACCTGTCCCCACTGCGGGGAATCGATCGCCCTGTTCAAACAGGATGGAGGCCGACAGTTGGCGGAAAAAATGAAAACCCCCTTCCTTGGCAGCATCCCCCTCGATCCCGCCGTGGTCATCGGCGGCGACAACGGCAAGCCATTTCTGGCAAGCCACTCCCAGGGTCCAACTGCTGATGTGTTTCGCCAGATAGCAGGGGAGTTGATGGCCCGATGTGAGGGGAATCAATGA